The following is a genomic window from Paenibacillus sp. FSL R5-0766.
CTTCGATCTATGTCGTAAATCAAGTGTTGGAAAATGAAGTCGACATCGGCATCGAGATCACGTCTGCCCCTGATAGGCGGCTTGTACGTATTCCTTTGTGCAGTGAAGAATATGTACTCGTCGTTTCCGAGAATCATGATTGGGCTGAACGAAGCACAATTGAAATTCAGGAGCTGCGTGATATCCAAACGGTGATGTTTCCCGAAGGATTTACAGGCAGAGAATTGGTCGACGGCTATTGCCGTAAATATGGATTCACCCTAAATACCATCATGGAGACCAGTTCTGCAACCTCCATCATTAGCTTGGTCAAAGCCAACGTCGGAGGAACACTGTTGCCTTATCCTCTGATCCAAGCCATGAATGAGCCCACGCTACGTTGCATCCGAATTACAGACGATCCGCCATACCGGCACTTTGAGATCATCCATCGGTCCGACCGTTACCTGACGCAATCGGCCAAGGCATTTATTGAGAAAACAATCGAGTATTTCAATCAAAGGTGAGATTAAAAGGTGGATTTTGAAATGAAAATAAGAGAAGTTGGTTTGTTGACACATCAGGTCGAGGCCATAAAAGAGTTTTACAGTACACTACTGGAATTGAATCTTGTGGAGGATAATGCAACATGCGTTTCATTCCGTGCGGGGAACTCGGTCCTATCTTTCAAGAAGGCGCCAGAACAAGAGAAGCCCTACTATCATGTAGCGTTTACGATTCCAACGAATAAACTTGCTGATGCAAAAAGGTGGGCTCAAGACCGTAACATTCCATTGCTCTCGAAAGATGGACAGGATGAATTTTATTTCCCTTACTGGGATGCAACAGCCTTCTATTTTTATGATCCAAGCGGCAACTTGATGGAATTTATCGCTCACCATTCACTCGATAACGCAGTCGATGAAGCTTTTGAAGCGAAGCATCTGTTATGTATTAGTGAAATCGGTCTGCCCGTCGATGATGTTCCTGAGATGATGAGCACATTGAATAGGCATTATCAACTTGAACCATTTGCCGGAGACGGAAAACAATTCTCCCCCACGGGTGATGCAGAAGGCATGTTTATTGTCATTGATAAACAGAAGCCCTGGTTCCCAGACGGACGTATGCCTGGTGTATTTGCCACGGAGGTAAAAGTTGAAACTGGGCAGCCAGGTAGTCTGCGTATACAGGACGATATGTACTCGATTGAATCGATATGATGTAAGAACGTACTGAATGAAAACCTATAGAGGGACTTCCAGCTTAATACTTACCAAAACCATCCTCACACGTGATATCCGATTTAAGAATTTCATACAGATTTTGTTTGGAATTCTCTAATTGTTTTTGTATTTCTTCAATTTCTGATATTTTCCCTTGGATAATGCTCGCTTGATCATTACTTGAAAACCCATGTTTAGAGATCATAGATTGGATCTCATGGATCGTAAAACCAACAGCTAAACATTGTTTGACCACTTCCAGATGCTGAATAATGCTCTGCGCATATATTCGATAGTTATTATGATCTCTCAGCATATGTTCATCGGGGATAATACCTATTTTCTCGTAGTAACGAATCGTGGATATCGGAAGGTTTACATGGTTCGCTACTTCACTAATCTTCATATGGATTTCCCCCGTTTCTTCTTCTTGCTATAAAGTATACTTCATAGTTTACAATCCTCATAGTGAGACAGATGGAGATATAATTTATACCCTACTCTCACCAATATAGATATGAGGAGAGATTTCAATATGAACACAATTACCGGTCAATTCAACAAAACAAATGATTTTGATAACATCGTCTTGGAGCGCCATTCCGTTAAAGCCTACGACCCTGAAGTGAAGATCAGCCGCGAGGAGATGACCGAAATACTGGCGAAAGCTTCACGTGCCCCTTCGGCCATTAACATGCAACCTTGGCGTTTTCTTGTTATCGACAGTGCCGAAGGCAAAGAGAAGCTTGCACCACTGGCCTCTTTTAACCAGACACAGGCACTAACGTCTTCCGCTGTCATTGCCGTGTTTTACGATGCCAACAACGTTGAATACATGGAAGAGATTTTCAGCAAATCAGTGGAACTTGGGTACATGCCCCAAGACATCATGGATATGCAGATGCAGCAGGTAAAACCTTATTATGCGAACATAAACGCATCCGAATTGCGTGATATGAACCTCATTGACTCAGGCCTCATATCCATGCAACTCATGCTCGTTGCCCGTGCTCATGGTTATGATACCAACCCTATGGCCGGTTATGACAAAGGTCAGATCGCCGAAGCGTTCGGCCTGGATAAAGAACGGTTCCAGCCCGTCATGTTGATCTCCATAGGGAAAGCAGCCAAAGAAGGCTATCCTTCCTATCGTCTCCCGGTTGAAACGATTACAACTTGGGCATAATCAACAGCTACTCTCAATGAAGTAATATCTCTTGTATTAAATAGTTAAGTTAATATAACAACTATAAGTAAATACTAAGTCTGAAAAATAGATAAAAATTACTGTGCATTCCATAATACCAGAGTACTCATCCTATATCAGTTAAAGGCTTTCATTATAATAGCCTCATACTGATTTGGACAGAGGAACATTAATTATAAGTTCATAAACAAAGGGTCCTGATGACAACTGTCATCAGGACCCTTTGTTACATAACTTAAATACTTTTGTCAGGTGATAAAAAGTCGTGAAACCACCACAGATTACCACAAAAAGAAAATTACCACTTCCTCAATATACCGAATGTCGCATATAACGTGCTTAAATGATCCATTTTCACCCAAGCCGGGTAAGGGATTAGAAAATAATATCAATAACCTCTAGCTCATCTTGCTCCTGTTCAGTTTGGCCATTCAGGGAAATATCCTTTAACATTACCGAAGGCTGTTCGGCAATTTGGTTGATGATCACGAGCAGGTCTTGAGCGAAATTGTCGATCAGATTGCGCGTAAACAACTTCGTCGCATATTCAAACTGCCCGTTCATTCCCTCATCCAAGAGCGAAATGACCAAGGTAAGGTCAAATTGGGAAACCGCATGCGTTTCCGGATAAGATTCGATCTGGATTTCCCCGAAGCTTTGAACGTTATCTTCCTTCGTTTCCAGTGTAAACATGACATCGAATAAAGGATTGCGACTTTGATCGCGCGGCACCTGCAGCTTTTTCACAAGTTCTTCAAACGGATAATCCTGGTGGTCGTAGGCCCCCAGCATCGTTTCTTTGACTTCGTTCAAGTAAGCGAGGAACGTCTTCTCCCCGGATGGATAATGACGAATCGCCAACGTGTTGACAAACATTCCGATGAGCGGCTCCAGGTCGGCATGTGTGCGGCCCGAAACCGGTGTGCCTACAATGAAGTCTTCTTGTCCCGAGTACTTGCTGAGCAGGATTGAATAGGCCGCCGATAACACCATATATAGGGTAGCACCATTCTCATCGGCAATGCGTTGCAAGCTGTCGGTCATCTGCTTGTCGATACTGAAAGGCAGCACATCTCCCTCAAAGCTGCGAGTGGCAGGTCTGACAAAGTCCGTAGGCAACTCAAGCGTTGGCAGTTCACCTTCCAGCATGTCCAGCCAGTAGGCTTCCTGGTGTTTCAGCCGTTCTTTTACAGGTTCGGACTGCTGCCAAGCGGCGAATTCCTTGTATTGAATCCGAAGCGGTTCCAGTGTCTCACCGTTATACAGGCGCAGCAGTTCTTCGATGAAGATACCCATCGACATGCCATCCGTGACGATATGATGAATGTCCAGCATAAGCAGATGACGTTCCGCTTCCCATTCAACTAAGCCCACACGCAGCAGCGGCGGCCGGTCCAAATCAAAGACACGTACAAA
Proteins encoded in this region:
- a CDS encoding LysR family transcriptional regulator; amino-acid sequence: MEIRQMENFITVCEELHFTRAAEKLGISQPTLSQQIRGLEDELGVPLFDRVGKKIVMTQAGTLFLEHCVQMIRHLQNTQDALAEFRNDQRGRLVIGVLPSDLDYRITPLLVDFHARFPKVQLKVISSIYVVNQVLENEVDIGIEITSAPDRRLVRIPLCSEEYVLVVSENHDWAERSTIEIQELRDIQTVMFPEGFTGRELVDGYCRKYGFTLNTIMETSSATSIISLVKANVGGTLLPYPLIQAMNEPTLRCIRITDDPPYRHFEIIHRSDRYLTQSAKAFIEKTIEYFNQR
- a CDS encoding VOC family protein, producing MKIREVGLLTHQVEAIKEFYSTLLELNLVEDNATCVSFRAGNSVLSFKKAPEQEKPYYHVAFTIPTNKLADAKRWAQDRNIPLLSKDGQDEFYFPYWDATAFYFYDPSGNLMEFIAHHSLDNAVDEAFEAKHLLCISEIGLPVDDVPEMMSTLNRHYQLEPFAGDGKQFSPTGDAEGMFIVIDKQKPWFPDGRMPGVFATEVKVETGQPGSLRIQDDMYSIESI
- a CDS encoding MerR family transcriptional regulator, with product MKISEVANHVNLPISTIRYYEKIGIIPDEHMLRDHNNYRIYAQSIIQHLEVVKQCLAVGFTIHEIQSMISKHGFSSNDQASIIQGKISEIEEIQKQLENSKQNLYEILKSDITCEDGFGKY
- a CDS encoding nitroreductase family protein, whose product is MNTITGQFNKTNDFDNIVLERHSVKAYDPEVKISREEMTEILAKASRAPSAINMQPWRFLVIDSAEGKEKLAPLASFNQTQALTSSAVIAVFYDANNVEYMEEIFSKSVELGYMPQDIMDMQMQQVKPYYANINASELRDMNLIDSGLISMQLMLVARAHGYDTNPMAGYDKGQIAEAFGLDKERFQPVMLISIGKAAKEGYPSYRLPVETITTWA